One region of Mangifera indica cultivar Alphonso chromosome 3, CATAS_Mindica_2.1, whole genome shotgun sequence genomic DNA includes:
- the LOC123210083 gene encoding Werner Syndrome-like exonuclease isoform X1 — protein sequence MDFQEPFTDQELQMIDAIEASYTKKRLSRADHTREARLRTDRYLPSSLLASPSSSSFSLTPCQANLRMKYQPLSFGGQILYSKTSTEVQKAAVELLQFLEVKKKETGQVAIGFDIEWRPSFKRGVLPGKAAVMQICGDTSHCYVMHIIHSGIPPSLRSLLEDSSVLKVGIGIVNDATKIFNDYDVSVKGVNDLCYRANKKLGGSFKKWSLASLTEMLLCKELPKPNKIRLGNWEANVLTKAKLQYAATDAYASWHLYQVLESLPDLVEDAAD from the exons atggaTTTCCAAGAACCCTTCACAGATCAAGAACTCCAAATGATCGACGCAATCGAAGCCTCTTACACTAAGAAAAGACTCTCAAGAGCAGACCACACTCGCGAAGCCCGTCTCAGAACTGACCGCTACCTACCCTCTTCCCTTCTCGCTTCgccttcttcatcttcattttctcttaCACCTTGTCAAG CAAATTTAAGGATGAAATACCAACCTTTAAGTTTTGGAGGTCAGATATTGTATAGTAAAACATCAACAGAGGTACAGAAAGCTGCAGTGGAGCTTTTACAGTTTCTTGAAGTTAAGAAAAAGGAAACTGGTCAAGTTGCAATAGGGTTTGATATTGAATGGAGACCCTCATTCAAGAGAG GTGTTTTGCCAGGAAAGGCTGCAGTTATGCAGATCTGTGGTGACACCAGTCATTGTTATGTCATGCATATTATTCATTCAGGAATTCCTCCAAGCCTGCGGTCTCTCCTTGAGGATTCCTCAGTTTTAAAG GTTGGAATTGGAATTGTCAATGATgctactaaaatttttaatgattatgaTGTATCTGTTAAAGGTGTGAATGATCTTTGCTATCGAGCAAATAAAAAACTAGGTGGAAGTTTTAAGAAATGGAGCCTTGCATCCCTGACTGAAATGCTTCTTTGCAAAGAG CTTCCGAAGCCCAACAAAATCAGACTGGGAAATTGGGAGGCAAATGTGTTAACAAAGGCGAAACTACAATATGCTGCAACAGATGCTTATGCTTCATGGCATCTGTATCAG GTTCTGGAGAGCCTCCCAGATCTGGTAGAAGATGCAGCCGACTAA
- the LOC123210083 gene encoding Werner Syndrome-like exonuclease isoform X2: MDFQEPFTDQELQMIDAIEASYTKKRLSRADHTREARLRTDRYLPSSLLASPSSSSFSLTPCQANLRMKYQPLSFGGQILYSKTSTEVQKAAVELLQFLEVKKKETGQVAIGFDIEWRPSFKRGVLPGKAAVMQICGDTSHCYVMHIIHSGIPPSLRSLLEDSSVLKVGIGIVNDATKIFNDYDVSVKGVNDLCYRANKKLGGSFKKWSLASLTEMLLCKEKEV, from the exons atggaTTTCCAAGAACCCTTCACAGATCAAGAACTCCAAATGATCGACGCAATCGAAGCCTCTTACACTAAGAAAAGACTCTCAAGAGCAGACCACACTCGCGAAGCCCGTCTCAGAACTGACCGCTACCTACCCTCTTCCCTTCTCGCTTCgccttcttcatcttcattttctcttaCACCTTGTCAAG CAAATTTAAGGATGAAATACCAACCTTTAAGTTTTGGAGGTCAGATATTGTATAGTAAAACATCAACAGAGGTACAGAAAGCTGCAGTGGAGCTTTTACAGTTTCTTGAAGTTAAGAAAAAGGAAACTGGTCAAGTTGCAATAGGGTTTGATATTGAATGGAGACCCTCATTCAAGAGAG GTGTTTTGCCAGGAAAGGCTGCAGTTATGCAGATCTGTGGTGACACCAGTCATTGTTATGTCATGCATATTATTCATTCAGGAATTCCTCCAAGCCTGCGGTCTCTCCTTGAGGATTCCTCAGTTTTAAAG GTTGGAATTGGAATTGTCAATGATgctactaaaatttttaatgattatgaTGTATCTGTTAAAGGTGTGAATGATCTTTGCTATCGAGCAAATAAAAAACTAGGTGGAAGTTTTAAGAAATGGAGCCTTGCATCCCTGACTGAAATGCTTCTTTGCAAAGAG AAagaagtttga